ACGTAGGGGCCCCGCCCCGTGCGCGGATGTTTCCCGGGGGGCGCGGTGGTAGTCTGCCGGCCCACTCCCGCGCATCGTGCGCGCTGCCCGTGACCGGCGGCGCGCGGGTCGCCTGCTGAAAAAAGTTCACACCCGATGGATGTCTGGCCCCGCTGTCTCGAACGCCTCGAAGCCGAATTCCCGCTCGAGGACGTGCATACCTGGCTGAAGCCCCTGCAGGCCGCGCGGCGCGAGGACATCACGGTGCTGTACGCACCCAACGCGTTCGTCCGCGACGAGGTGCGTGCACGCTACCTGGCGCGCATCCGCGAGCTGCTGGCGCATTTCGCCGGTAACGGCGAGGTCTCGCTGGAGATCGGCTCGCTGCCGCGCGCGGCGCCGGAGACGATGGCCGAAACCCCCATCAGCGTGGTGCCGCCGCAGGCGCCGAGCGAGCCGTTCGCCGGCAACCTCGACAGCCACTACACCTTCGAGAACTTCGTCGAGGGCCGCAGCAACCAGCTCGGCCGCGCCGCGGCCCTGCAGGCCGCGCAGAAGCCAGGCGACCGGTCGCACAACCCGCTGTTGCTCTACGGCAGCACCGGCCTGGGCAAGACCCACCTGATGTTCGCCGCCGGCAATGCCATGCGCGCCGCCAACCCGTCGATGCGGGTGCTGTACCTGCGCTCGGAGCAGTTCTTCAGCGCGATGATGAAGGCGCTGCAGGAAAAGGCGATGGAGGGCTTCAAGCGCCAGTTCCAGCGCGTCGACGCGCTGCTGATCGACGACATCCAGTTCTTCGCCGGCAAGGACCGCACGCAGGAGGAGTTCTTCCACACCTTCAATGCGCTGTTCGACAGCCGCCAGCAGATCATCATGACCTGCGACCGTTTCCCGCGCGAAGTCGAAGGGCTGGAGCCGCGGCTCAAGTCGCGGCTGGCCTGGGGCCTGTCGGTGGCCATCGATCCGCCCGATTTCGAGACCCGCGCGCAGATCGTGCTATCGAAGGCGCGCGAGCGCGGGGCACAGATCCCCGAGGATGTCGCCTTCCTGATCGCCAAGAAGATGCGCTCCAACGTGCGCGACCTCGAAGGCGCGCTCAACACGCTGGCGGCGCGTGCCAACTTCACCGGCCGCGCCATCACCCAGGAGTTCGCCCAGGAGACCCTGCGCGATCTGCTGCGCGCGCAGATGCACAGCGTCGGCATCCCCAACATCCAGAAGACCGTGGCAGACTACTACGGCCTGCAGATCAAGGACTTGCTGTCGAAACGGCGTACCCGTTCGCTGGCCCGCCCGCGCCAGATGGCGATGGCACTTGCGAAG
This portion of the Luteimonas yindakuii genome encodes:
- the dnaA gene encoding chromosomal replication initiator protein DnaA; the protein is MDVWPRCLERLEAEFPLEDVHTWLKPLQAARREDITVLYAPNAFVRDEVRARYLARIRELLAHFAGNGEVSLEIGSLPRAAPETMAETPISVVPPQAPSEPFAGNLDSHYTFENFVEGRSNQLGRAAALQAAQKPGDRSHNPLLLYGSTGLGKTHLMFAAGNAMRAANPSMRVLYLRSEQFFSAMMKALQEKAMEGFKRQFQRVDALLIDDIQFFAGKDRTQEEFFHTFNALFDSRQQIIMTCDRFPREVEGLEPRLKSRLAWGLSVAIDPPDFETRAQIVLSKARERGAQIPEDVAFLIAKKMRSNVRDLEGALNTLAARANFTGRAITQEFAQETLRDLLRAQMHSVGIPNIQKTVADYYGLQIKDLLSKRRTRSLARPRQMAMALAKELTEHSLPEIGDAFAGRDHTTVLHACRQIRTLMETDGKLREDWDKLLRKLSE